CGAAAAATTAAAAGCGGGATCACCCAAGGTGACGTAATCGTTCCACGTAGTATAGCCCGCTTTTTGGGCAATCAGGCGGCTGCTTTGTAATTTTTGCTGATCAGGCTGCAAGGTAAACGTAAAGCGGCCTGCGGCATTCGTCTGCGTCTGTACACCGAGTTCGGGAAGCTGAATGCTGACATCGGCCAACGGATTGCCGTTTTCGTCCTGCACCAATCCGGCGGTGGTGATGGCTTTGGTTTCCTTCGGCATAAAGCCGGGAAAGGCTTCGGCAAACTTTGTGGGAATATCAAAGGCCAACGCGATAATCGTCAACAAGGCCGCCAGTATTCCCAGCCACAGTGACCAGCGATTCGGCCAGCTACTGTCTCCCTGGCCGGATGAGCCAATATGCAAATCGCCCTGCACCTGATAGACATTGCCACCCACCCGCCAGTTGTCTTGCTGGATATGCTGCTGAATGTGGTGTTTGACAATATCCAGCGCTTGTCCGGCATCTTCCTGCGCGGCTTTCAGTTCTGTCAGCAGGGTTTGGTTCTGCGGCGGCTGTTGTGCTGGTATGAGTGACAGAACATGTGTACTCAGTTGGGAAACATCGGTAAAGCAGTGATAGGGCTTCAGGACATTGGGTAACGGCTGCTCATCCAGCAGCACCGGAATAAGGGTTTTCTTCAGGGCAATCGCGGTATTCCATTCCAGCGTGACAAAGTGCGAAGCTGCTGCATTGGCCGACCAGAACAGCAGGAGTACATCCTGTTCGGCAATCGCTTCGCCCAGACGCATCG
The sequence above is drawn from the Thiothrix nivea DSM 5205 genome and encodes:
- a CDS encoding TIR domain-containing protein, which codes for MRSAFISYSLKDEAKVIPYENRLKTLDIAVWRDKSGLRQGQLWPMRLGEAIAEQDVLLLFWSANAAASHFVTLEWNTAIALKKTLIPVLLDEQPLPNVLKPYHCFTDVSQLSTHVLSLIPAQQPPQNQTLLTELKAAQEDAGQALDIVKHHIQQHIQQDNWRVGGNVYQVQGDLHIGSSGQGDSSWPNRWSLWLGILAALLTIIALAFDIPTKFAEAFPGFMPKETKAITTAGLVQDENGNPLADVSIQLPELGVQTQTNAAGRFTFTLQPDQQKLQSSRLIAQKAGYTTWNDYVTLGDPAFNFSLHKE